TCAAGCGCTACGTGCGCAAGACCCGCGACTACCCGGCGTTCAAGCACATCGACTTCAAATGGAGCGAGGGCACCGGGCTCGACGAGGCGGGCGCGAGCCTCGACTTCCCGAAGCTCGTGGTGAAGGTGCGCGACGAGATCGTGTCGTTCGGGGCGCCGGGCGAGCTGCGCGTCGACGACGCGGGCGTGGTGGGCGGCGGCACCCGGCTGACCCCGGAGGCGCTGCACGAGCTCGTGGCCGAACGCGGCGACGACGTGGTGTTCTTCGACGGACGCAACGCGCTCGAGGCGGCGATCGGGCGCTTCCGCGGGGCGGTCGTGCCCGACGTCGAGACCACGCGGGACTTCGTCGAGGAGCTCGACTCGGGGAAGTACGACGAGCTCAAGGGCCGCCCCGTCGTGACCTACTGCACCGGCGGCATCCGCTGCGAGGTGCTGTCGAGCCTGATGGCGAGCCGCGGCTTCGGCGAGGTCTACCAGCTCGAGGGCGGCATCGTGCGCTACGGCGAGCGCTACGGCGACGACGGGCTGTGGGACGGCTCGCTCTACGTCTTCGACGGGCGCGGCTCGGTCGACTTCAGCGACCACGCCGCCGTGATCGGCACCTGCACGGTGTGCGGCGCGGCCACGAACCGCACCGTCAACTGCACGGATGCCGCGTGCCGCACGCAGCTCGTCGTGTGCGCGTCGTGCGACGCCGTCGCCTGCCCCGCGCACGCCGGCGCCGCGGCATCCGCCCAGCACGCGGCATCCGCCGCGCCGCACGCGGGCACGCAGCTGCCGGGATGACGCGAATCGGCCTTCCGGCGCTCGGGAAGGTCGATTCGCGTCACCTCGCGCGGCCTGCTCGCGGGTCTGCCGGGGCGGCGGTCACGCGAGGGCGGGATCGACCGCCCAGGCCGGGGGCTGGAAGGTCGCCCCGCCGTACATCGGGTACCGCACGAGCGCGCACTGGTCGGCGAGCTGGGCCCACGGGCGGTTCAGCCCGAACGTGCCGTGCTCCCGCACGAGTCGCACACGGTCGAGGTCGAGCACCCCGAACAGCACCTCCTCGCCCTCGCCGGCCTGCTGCATGATCGTGCCCTCGGGATCGACGAGCACGCTCGCCCCCACGCCGGCGGGCGAGGCGCTGTTGACGTTGACGACGAAGACCTGATTCGCGAAGGCGTTCGCACGCGACATCACGACCTCCATCTCGCGGTCGCGAGTGGTGGTCAGCGTCGGCTGGATGATCACGTCGGCGCCGAGCCACGCGAGCTGCCGGGCCACCTCGGGGAAGCTGCCGTCGAAGCAGATCGCGAGCCCGACCCGGCCCTTGCCCGGGATGTCGAACGTGACGAAGTCGCTGCCCGGCTCCAGCGCCTCGTACGGCCGCCATGGGAAGAGCTTGCGGTAGCGGGCGACGATCTCGCCCTCGGGTGAGATCGCGACGGCCGTGTTGAAGAGCCGTCCGTCCTCGTCGCGCTCGACGAGGGATCCGGGAACGAGCCAGACGCCGAGCTCGCGGGCGAGGTCGCCGAGCCGGTCGGTGAGTGGGCCGGGGATGCTCGTCGCGGCGCGCTCGTCGAACTGCGGGTCGGCGACGAGGAGCGGGCCGGGCGCCGCCAGCAGCAGCTCGGGCACGACGACCAGGTCGACGTGCGGCCGCATCGCGACCGCAGCGCGCACCTGGCCGGCGAACCGCTGCCACGTGGCGTCGAGGTCACGCGCCACGGCGGTGGTCTGGATGGCTGCAATGGACAGGGTGCGCACGATCAGCGCTCCTCTCGGGTCGATTCGGTGGGCGGAACGGCGGGCACCGCATCCGGGATGGCGGCGGGAGCGGCATCCGGAATGGCGGTCGGCGGGGCATCCGCTGGGTCGGCGATCACGAAGTCGTGGTCGTGGACCGTGCCGACGGGAATGACGCGTCGGGCGAAGAACTCGGGGAACACGGGCCGGACCAGGAGCGTGACGATGAGGCCGAGCGCCAGGGCGCCCACGCCGATCCAGAACACGGTGCCGACGCCGAGGACGGAGTCCCCGACGTAGTCGGGCCGGGCCATGTCGATCGCGCTCACGATGAATGCCACGATCATGAGCAGGGCGCCGAGCGCGGGGAGGACACCGGCGACGATGAAGGACCGGGGCCCGCGACGCAGGTCGGAAGCGAAATAGACGATCGCCGCGATCGCGGTGACGGCGTAGTAGGCGGCGACCATCACGCCGATCGCGAGGATCGCGAGGCCGATGAAGTCGCTCGAGACCAGCGTGAGCACGACGATCGTGGCGACGCTGAGTCCGGCCCACCAGTAAGTGGCGAGATGGGG
This DNA window, taken from Agromyces sp. 3263, encodes the following:
- a CDS encoding rhodanese-related sulfurtransferase, translating into MAVAKILLYYVFTPLADPDAVRLWQRDLAESLGLRGRILISKDGLNGTLGGELRALKRYVRKTRDYPAFKHIDFKWSEGTGLDEAGASLDFPKLVVKVRDEIVSFGAPGELRVDDAGVVGGGTRLTPEALHELVAERGDDVVFFDGRNALEAAIGRFRGAVVPDVETTRDFVEELDSGKYDELKGRPVVTYCTGGIRCEVLSSLMASRGFGEVYQLEGGIVRYGERYGDDGLWDGSLYVFDGRGSVDFSDHAAVIGTCTVCGAATNRTVNCTDAACRTQLVVCASCDAVACPAHAGAAASAQHAASAAPHAGTQLPG
- a CDS encoding carbon-nitrogen hydrolase family protein, with the translated sequence MRTLSIAAIQTTAVARDLDATWQRFAGQVRAAVAMRPHVDLVVVPELLLAAPGPLLVADPQFDERAATSIPGPLTDRLGDLARELGVWLVPGSLVERDEDGRLFNTAVAISPEGEIVARYRKLFPWRPYEALEPGSDFVTFDIPGKGRVGLAICFDGSFPEVARQLAWLGADVIIQPTLTTTRDREMEVVMSRANAFANQVFVVNVNSASPAGVGASVLVDPEGTIMQQAGEGEEVLFGVLDLDRVRLVREHGTFGLNRPWAQLADQCALVRYPMYGGATFQPPAWAVDPALA